The genomic stretch GTATTCACGATGAACAATATGATGATTTGGGTAATTGTTTATTACAAATTCGATTACCGATGACAGATTGGAATCGTTTACTTAAAGATAATGGCACTGAGATAGAGAGCTTTATTATGACTGACTCATTAGCATAATTTTAACGCATTTAGGTATGATAATGGGCGTTAGTTTGATAAGTTTAACTGAATTCATTTTAATAACAATGGAGTATGGCTATGGCCTGGAACGAGCCGGGTAACAATGGCAACGAGAAAGACCCTTGGAAGAACAAAGGGGGCAAAGATCAAGGACCACCAGATTTAGATGAAGTATTTCGTAAATATGGTGATAAGTTCAACGGTTTATTTGGTGGTGGCAAGAAATCAAGCAACTCAAATGGTAACTTAAGTGGTGCCGCAATTGGGTTTGTACTGATTATTGCGATTGTAGTGTGGGCTTTAAGTGGTATTTATACCGTCAAGGAAGCAGAGCGTGGTGTTGTCCTTCGTTTTGGTCAATTCCATGATGTAGCACTGCCTGGTTTACGTTGGAAAATGACTTTTATCGACCGCATTATTCCTGTTGATGTTGAAGCTGTGCGCTCTTTATCTGCCTCTGGTTTCATGTTAACTGAAGATGAAAATGTGGTGAGTGTCGAGTTTGTGGTGCAGTACCGAGTGACCGAACCGCGCAATTACTTGTTCAGTGTAACCGATGCCGATCATAGTCTTCAGCAAGCACTTGATAGTGCGCTACGTTATGTTGTTGGTCATGCCCGCATGGATCAAATTCTAACGCGCGGTCGTGAAGTGATTCGTCAACAAACGTGGGATGAGCTTAATAAGATTATCGAGCCTTATAATTTAGGTCTCGTACTTACTGACGTTAACTTTAAAGATGCTCGTCCACCTCTTGAAGTGAAAGATGCATTTGATGATGCAATTGCGGCGCAAGAAGATGAACAGCGCTTTATCCGTGAAGCTGAGGCTTATGCAAGAGAAATCGAACCACGTGCGCGCGGTCAGGTGACTCGTATGACTCAAGAAGCTGAAGGTTATAAAGAGCGTGTGACACTCGAAGCACAAGGTGAAATAGCTCGTTTTGAGAAATTATTGCCTCAGTATCAAGCTGCTAAAGAAGTCACTCGTAAACGTTTATATATCGAAGCGATGGAATCTGTTTTAGGCAACAGCTCAAAAGTGCTTATTGATGTTGAAGGAGGCAATAACATGATGTATTTGCCACTAGATAAAATCATGCAGCAAACTCAAAGCTCAACAAATACGCCAGCGCAGTTGCCTAGTTCAACGGATATTCAAAATTTGAGAACACAAATGAATAACACGTTAGGTAACAGCCAAGTGAATAGCACTATCGATCGTTTTAAATCTGATCGCTATTCAAATGGGAGATAAGAATAGATGAAAAATTTTAGCTTAGTTGCATTATTTACGTGCGTTATTCTGTCTTTTTCTGCTGTTTTCGTGGTGTTTGAAGGCCAACAAGCGATTGTACTTCAGTTCAGTAAAGTGAAGAAAGACAGTGATGATACGGCCGTGGTTTATGGTCCTGGTCTGCACTTCAAAGTTCCTTTTATTACTGAAGTGAGAAAATTAGATGCGCGTATTCAAACGTTAGATGGTGCACCTGATCGTTTCGTGACCAGCGAGAAAAAAGACTTAATCGTTGATTCATTTGTTAAGTGGCGCATTAATGATTTTAGCTCTTTTTACTTAAGAACACGTGGTGACTTGCAGTACGCAGAAACACTCCTAAAGCAAAAAGTAAATAATGGTTTAAGAACTAATTTTGGTTCGCGTACTATTAAAGAAATTGTCTCTGGAGAGCGCAGTGCATTAATGAAAGATGCATTGGTTCAAGCGTCTGAAAGTGCCAGTGAGTTGGGTATTGAAGTGCTCGATGTGCGAGTGAAGCAAATCAACTTACCGACAGAAGTCAGTAACTCGATTTACCAACGTATGCGTGCTGAACGTACTGCTGTGGCAAAAGAGCATCGCTCTGAAGGTAAAGAGAAAGCTGAGACTATCCGTGCAGGCGTAGATCGCAGAGTGACCGTTTTACTTGCTGAAGCTGAGCGTAATGCGCGTATTGTTCGTGGTGAAGGTGATGCTGAAGCCGCGAATATTTATGCTTCTGCATACTCTAAAGATGCTGAATTTTATAGCTTCTTACGAAGCCTCGATGCATACAAAGCAACATTCAATAGTAAGAATGATGTGATGGTGCTTGGCACTGAAAGTGAATTCTTCGATGCAATGAAGAGC from Pseudoalteromonas ulvae UL12 encodes the following:
- the hflK gene encoding FtsH protease activity modulator HflK is translated as MAWNEPGNNGNEKDPWKNKGGKDQGPPDLDEVFRKYGDKFNGLFGGGKKSSNSNGNLSGAAIGFVLIIAIVVWALSGIYTVKEAERGVVLRFGQFHDVALPGLRWKMTFIDRIIPVDVEAVRSLSASGFMLTEDENVVSVEFVVQYRVTEPRNYLFSVTDADHSLQQALDSALRYVVGHARMDQILTRGREVIRQQTWDELNKIIEPYNLGLVLTDVNFKDARPPLEVKDAFDDAIAAQEDEQRFIREAEAYAREIEPRARGQVTRMTQEAEGYKERVTLEAQGEIARFEKLLPQYQAAKEVTRKRLYIEAMESVLGNSSKVLIDVEGGNNMMYLPLDKIMQQTQSSTNTPAQLPSSTDIQNLRTQMNNTLGNSQVNSTIDRFKSDRYSNGR
- the hflC gene encoding protease modulator HflC; translated protein: MKNFSLVALFTCVILSFSAVFVVFEGQQAIVLQFSKVKKDSDDTAVVYGPGLHFKVPFITEVRKLDARIQTLDGAPDRFVTSEKKDLIVDSFVKWRINDFSSFYLRTRGDLQYAETLLKQKVNNGLRTNFGSRTIKEIVSGERSALMKDALVQASESASELGIEVLDVRVKQINLPTEVSNSIYQRMRAERTAVAKEHRSEGKEKAETIRAGVDRRVTVLLAEAERNARIVRGEGDAEAANIYASAYSKDAEFYSFLRSLDAYKATFNSKNDVMVLGTESEFFDAMKSTKTQ